The Candidatus Mycolicibacterium alkanivorans genome contains a region encoding:
- a CDS encoding LutC/YkgG family protein, with translation MTTSRRVVLDRIRAALAAAPADPVEVPRDYDRAPVRGPGDTDRFTEAVCEYRAQVLRIKPGDIAATVAGLIPSGAHVVAPPDLPADWVGGLAVLADSPENPLGVSELDRADAVVTGCALGIATTGTIVLDAGPTQGRRALTLIPDHHICVVFADQIVDTVPQAFAALDPLRPLTFISGPSATSDIELDRVEGVHGPRTLDVVLVRR, from the coding sequence ATGACCACGTCCCGCCGCGTGGTCCTGGACCGCATCCGGGCGGCGCTGGCCGCCGCGCCCGCCGACCCGGTCGAAGTGCCCCGCGACTACGACCGGGCGCCGGTCCGCGGACCCGGCGATACCGACCGCTTCACCGAGGCGGTGTGCGAATACCGCGCACAAGTGCTTCGCATCAAGCCCGGCGACATCGCGGCAACCGTCGCTGGCCTGATCCCGTCCGGTGCCCATGTGGTGGCGCCACCGGATCTGCCCGCAGACTGGGTGGGCGGCCTTGCCGTGCTGGCTGACTCGCCCGAAAACCCGCTCGGTGTGAGCGAACTCGACCGCGCCGACGCCGTCGTAACCGGATGCGCACTGGGCATCGCGACGACCGGAACCATCGTGCTCGACGCCGGCCCCACCCAGGGTCGTCGCGCGCTGACCCTGATTCCCGACCACCACATCTGCGTGGTGTTCGCCGACCAGATCGTCGACACCGTCCCGCAGGCGTTCGCCGCACTGGACCCGCTGCGCCCACTGACCTTCATCTCCGGACCGAGTGCCACCAGCGACATCGAACTCGACCGGGTCGAAGGTGTGCACGGCCCGCGCACACTGGACGTCGTGCTGGTGCGACGGTGA
- a CDS encoding ESX-1 secretion-associated protein, which produces MAERIHVVPDELREAARHHRETAEQLRTVPSNHHDIMASLESLGPIFCELREAGRELLDQRRTCYEQQAEAHDELAADLRHAADTWEQQDSDAAAQLGRVVEGGP; this is translated from the coding sequence ATGGCAGAACGCATCCACGTGGTGCCCGACGAGCTGCGCGAGGCGGCCCGCCACCACCGGGAGACCGCCGAGCAGTTGCGCACTGTCCCGTCGAACCACCACGACATCATGGCCAGCCTGGAGTCGCTCGGCCCGATCTTCTGTGAGCTGCGCGAGGCCGGGCGCGAACTGCTCGACCAGCGCCGCACCTGCTACGAGCAGCAGGCCGAGGCGCACGACGAACTGGCCGCCGACCTGCGGCACGCGGCCGACACGTGGGAGCAGCAGGACAGCGACGCGGCCGCACAGCTGGGCCGGGTCGTCGAGGGCGGCCCATGA
- a CDS encoding DUF6941 family protein: MRAIVLLAQSGQLDKNGTVHTLGLGWTTSETPTPQHVLIVFVEVQWSELGTSFPIRAELVDSDGARVAQTEENTIKARRHPVHPEGTPVTIPFIATIPPLNLEVGERYQWRVTIGGEMHEDWLAGFTVTE, from the coding sequence ATGAGAGCCATCGTGTTGCTGGCGCAGAGCGGCCAGTTGGACAAGAACGGGACGGTCCACACCCTGGGTCTGGGCTGGACCACCAGCGAGACCCCGACGCCGCAGCATGTGCTGATCGTGTTCGTCGAAGTCCAATGGTCCGAGCTGGGGACCTCGTTCCCGATCCGCGCCGAGCTCGTCGATAGCGACGGCGCCCGGGTGGCCCAGACCGAGGAGAACACCATCAAAGCCCGCCGCCACCCGGTGCACCCCGAGGGCACTCCGGTCACCATTCCGTTCATCGCGACCATCCCGCCGCTGAACCTCGAGGTCGGCGAGCGCTACCAGTGGCGGGTGACCATCGGCGGCGAGATGCACGAGGACTGGCTCGCCGGGTTCACCGTCACCGAGTAG
- a CDS encoding rhomboid family intramembrane serine protease, translating into MSIPYTPQTPAEAPTCYRHPDRQTFVRCTRCQRPICPECMRSAAVGHQCVDCVAAGAQSVRRVKTAFGGVQRSTMPVVSYALIAVNVVMFVLQKTVPGLQRELVLWAPAVAGGEYYRLVTSAFMHYDILHLLFNMWALYIVGPPLEQWLGRLRFGALYALSALGGAVLVYLISPISAATAGASGAVFGLFGATFVVARRLNLDVKWVVGLIAINLVITFSLPNISWQGHVGGLITGALIAAAYVYAPRDSRTLVQAGVTIATLVVFGGLIVWRTADLLDHFGALISR; encoded by the coding sequence ATGAGCATCCCCTACACACCGCAGACCCCGGCCGAGGCGCCGACCTGCTACCGCCACCCCGACCGGCAGACCTTTGTCCGGTGCACCCGCTGCCAGCGACCCATCTGCCCGGAGTGCATGCGCAGCGCAGCCGTCGGCCACCAGTGCGTGGACTGCGTCGCTGCCGGCGCCCAGAGCGTGCGCCGAGTGAAGACCGCCTTCGGCGGCGTGCAGCGTTCGACGATGCCCGTCGTCTCGTATGCGTTGATCGCGGTCAACGTGGTGATGTTCGTGCTGCAGAAGACGGTGCCCGGACTGCAGCGCGAGCTGGTGCTGTGGGCACCTGCGGTCGCCGGCGGCGAGTACTACCGCCTGGTCACCTCGGCGTTCATGCACTACGACATCCTGCATCTGCTGTTCAACATGTGGGCGCTGTACATCGTGGGCCCGCCGCTGGAGCAGTGGCTGGGCCGGCTGCGCTTCGGCGCTCTGTATGCGCTGAGCGCGTTGGGCGGTGCGGTGCTGGTCTATCTGATTTCGCCCATCAGCGCGGCGACGGCGGGTGCCTCCGGCGCGGTGTTCGGTCTGTTCGGGGCCACATTTGTGGTGGCCAGGCGGCTCAACCTGGACGTGAAATGGGTGGTCGGTCTGATCGCCATCAACTTGGTGATCACGTTCTCCCTACCGAATATCAGCTGGCAGGGCCACGTCGGCGGCCTGATCACCGGCGCGCTGATCGCGGCGGCCTACGTCTACGCCCCCAGGGACAGCCGGACGCTCGTGCAGGCCGGCGTCACCATCGCGACGCTCGTGGTCTTCGGCGGGTTGATCGTCTGGCGCACAGCCGATTTACTTGACCACTTCGGTGCGCTGATCAGCCGCTGA
- a CDS encoding phosphopantetheine-binding protein produces MPADERAARVLALVQRLAAEVHPSGPSLPVTFDSQFDDLGIGSLELAELLLRVQNAFGVTLPAHVLGSAETPRDLLRAPRGAVRLGHSNRLPCLCLTKIDDAELNELDLSSWRLAFNGAEPVSARTVERFIERFRAFGFRPETMTPVYGLAESSVGLAFPPLGRAPLIDRLDRGIFVRSGRAESSKPGDPEALSSSPADTPAGPPDPHRRPRRPRAR; encoded by the coding sequence ATGCCGGCCGACGAACGTGCCGCCCGCGTTCTTGCATTGGTACAACGACTTGCTGCCGAAGTGCACCCGAGTGGCCCGTCGCTGCCCGTCACGTTCGACAGCCAGTTCGACGATCTCGGAATCGGCAGCCTCGAACTGGCTGAGCTGCTGTTGCGTGTCCAGAACGCGTTCGGCGTAACGCTGCCCGCCCATGTGTTGGGCAGCGCGGAGACACCCCGCGACCTGCTCCGTGCCCCTCGAGGGGCAGTCCGGCTCGGTCACTCGAACCGGCTTCCGTGCTTGTGTCTGACCAAAATCGATGACGCCGAACTGAACGAACTCGACCTCAGTTCATGGCGGTTGGCATTCAATGGCGCCGAACCCGTCAGCGCGAGAACTGTGGAGCGCTTCATCGAACGGTTCAGAGCCTTCGGCTTCCGGCCGGAGACGATGACACCGGTATACGGACTGGCTGAATCCTCGGTGGGACTTGCCTTTCCGCCGCTCGGACGCGCGCCGCTCATCGACCGCTTGGACCGCGGCATCTTCGTGCGGTCCGGGCGGGCTGAGTCATCGAAACCGGGTGATCCCGAGGCCTTGTCCTCGTCGCCTGCGGACACCCCCGCCGGGCCACCAGATCCGCATCGTCGACCTCGTCGGCCTCGAGCTCGGTGA
- a CDS encoding (Fe-S)-binding protein, with protein sequence MRIALFATCLADAMFPRAAIATVQLLERLGHEMVFPEGQTCCGQMHINTGYLGQATDLVRHHVEVFEQSGCDTVVAPSGSCVGSVRHQHAMVARRAGDGALAQRAEAVAARTYELSELLVDVLGLSDVGAYYPRRVTYHPTCHSLRMLRVGDKPLELLRHVRGLTLVDLPNAETCCGFGGTFAIKNADTSTAMLADKMAAVIASRAEVCTAGDSSCLMHIGGGLSRMRSAVRTVHLAEILASTETGR encoded by the coding sequence ATGCGTATCGCCCTGTTCGCGACCTGTCTGGCCGACGCGATGTTCCCCCGGGCCGCCATCGCCACGGTGCAGCTGCTGGAGCGCCTCGGCCACGAGATGGTCTTCCCCGAAGGGCAGACCTGCTGCGGACAGATGCACATCAACACCGGTTACCTGGGGCAGGCCACCGATCTGGTCCGCCACCACGTCGAGGTGTTCGAGCAGTCCGGCTGCGACACCGTCGTCGCGCCGTCGGGATCGTGTGTGGGCTCGGTACGCCACCAGCACGCGATGGTCGCCCGCCGCGCCGGGGACGGCGCGCTGGCGCAGCGGGCCGAGGCCGTCGCGGCCCGCACCTACGAACTCTCGGAGTTGTTGGTCGACGTCCTCGGGCTCAGCGATGTCGGCGCCTACTACCCGCGCCGGGTCACCTATCACCCCACCTGCCATTCACTGCGCATGCTGCGCGTCGGTGACAAGCCCCTGGAGTTGTTGCGCCACGTCCGGGGACTGACGCTGGTGGATTTACCGAACGCGGAGACCTGCTGCGGGTTCGGCGGCACCTTCGCGATCAAGAACGCCGACACCTCCACCGCGATGCTCGCCGACAAGATGGCCGCGGTCATCGCCTCGCGCGCCGAGGTGTGCACTGCCGGGGACAGTTCGTGTCTGATGCACATCGGCGGTGGGTTGAGCCGGATGCGCTCGGCGGTCCGCACGGTGCACCTCGCCGAGATCCTCGCCTCGACGGAGACGGGGCGATGA
- a CDS encoding LutB/LldF family L-lactate oxidation iron-sulfur protein, which yields MTTFLGTPGFGNLRGDEPFPVAARRELRNTQMRRNVGHATQTIRTKRAAAVAECADWEELRAAGSALKADVLARLPELLEQLEANVVARGGVVHWARDTLEANRIVTDLVRAAGADEVVKVKSMATQEIGLNEHLEAEGIAAIETDLAELIVQLGHDKPSHILVPAIHRNRAEIRDIFSREMPDAGELTDEPRVLAMAARAHLRRKFLSAKVAISGANFGIAETGTLAVVESEGNGRMCLTLPDTLITVMGIEKVVPRFTDLEVFMQLLPRSSTAERMNPYTSMWTGVHRGDGPQDFHLVLLDNGRSKVLGDPEGRAALHCIRCSACLNVCPVYERTGGHAYGSVYPGPIGAILSPQLTGTRGHDDPNASLPYASSLCGACFDACPVRIDIPGILVHLRAAAVDTGHSCGQDLAMCTAAWAMRTPRRFALAEKALSMGRFVADSDHRITALPWPGSRWTASRDVPEPPKETFRQWWARTHPTQDPP from the coding sequence ATGACGACGTTCCTGGGCACACCGGGTTTCGGCAATCTGCGCGGTGACGAGCCGTTCCCGGTGGCCGCCCGGCGCGAACTGCGCAACACCCAGATGCGCCGCAACGTCGGCCACGCCACCCAGACCATCCGCACCAAAAGGGCTGCAGCGGTGGCCGAATGCGCCGACTGGGAAGAGTTGCGCGCGGCGGGCAGCGCGCTCAAGGCCGACGTCCTGGCGCGGCTTCCCGAACTGCTGGAGCAACTCGAGGCCAACGTGGTGGCGCGCGGCGGCGTGGTGCACTGGGCCCGCGACACGCTCGAGGCCAACCGGATCGTCACCGACCTGGTGCGCGCCGCCGGTGCCGACGAGGTGGTGAAGGTCAAGTCGATGGCCACCCAGGAGATCGGGCTCAACGAGCATCTCGAGGCCGAGGGCATCGCGGCGATCGAAACCGACCTGGCGGAGTTGATCGTTCAACTGGGCCACGACAAGCCGAGCCACATCCTGGTGCCCGCCATCCACCGCAACCGCGCCGAGATTCGCGACATCTTCTCCCGCGAGATGCCCGACGCAGGCGAACTCACCGACGAACCACGAGTGCTGGCCATGGCCGCCCGGGCACACCTGCGCCGAAAGTTCCTGTCCGCCAAGGTCGCAATCAGCGGCGCCAACTTCGGTATCGCCGAGACCGGGACACTGGCCGTCGTCGAATCCGAGGGCAACGGGCGGATGTGCCTGACCCTGCCGGACACCCTGATCACCGTCATGGGCATCGAGAAGGTGGTGCCGCGCTTCACCGACCTCGAGGTGTTCATGCAGCTGCTGCCACGGTCCTCGACCGCCGAACGGATGAATCCCTACACCTCGATGTGGACCGGCGTGCACCGCGGCGACGGCCCGCAGGACTTCCACCTGGTACTGCTCGACAACGGCCGCAGCAAGGTCCTCGGCGACCCGGAGGGTCGCGCGGCCCTGCACTGCATCCGCTGCAGTGCCTGCCTCAACGTGTGCCCGGTGTACGAACGCACCGGCGGCCACGCCTACGGCTCGGTCTACCCGGGGCCGATCGGGGCGATCCTCAGCCCCCAGCTGACCGGCACCCGTGGCCACGACGACCCGAATGCGTCTCTGCCGTATGCCTCCTCGCTGTGCGGGGCCTGTTTTGACGCCTGCCCGGTGCGCATCGACATCCCCGGCATCCTGGTGCACCTGCGGGCCGCTGCGGTCGACACCGGGCACAGCTGCGGCCAGGACCTGGCGATGTGCACCGCGGCGTGGGCGATGCGCACACCACGGCGGTTCGCCCTCGCCGAGAAGGCGCTGTCCATGGGGCGCTTCGTCGCCGATTCGGATCACCGGATCACCGCACTGCCGTGGCCGGGCTCGCGGTGGACCGCCAGCCGTGACGTCCCTGAGCCGCCGAAGGAAACCTTCCGGCAGTGGTGGGCCCGCACCCACCCGACGCAGGACCCACCATGA
- a CDS encoding class I SAM-dependent methyltransferase, with amino-acid sequence MAAPGRNYNDVVTRFWSLAAPLYDLPFLQHWIYRPAQDEVLAQLHAHGAQRIADIACGTGILAARIADELHPEQVYGVDMSDGMLRQARARSAEVQWLKGPAEQLPFDDGALDAVVTTSAFHFFDQPAALREFHRVLRPGGLVAVATIGPPQPPLLRRLSANLSNPSHSPSPQEIRVLFADAGFTLTDQHRVRRPLWTMAVRDLITIGTRA; translated from the coding sequence ATGGCGGCACCAGGTCGCAACTACAACGACGTGGTCACTCGGTTCTGGTCGCTGGCCGCTCCCCTCTACGACCTGCCGTTCCTGCAGCATTGGATCTACCGCCCCGCGCAGGACGAGGTACTCGCCCAACTCCACGCCCACGGCGCCCAGCGGATCGCCGACATCGCTTGCGGCACAGGGATATTGGCTGCACGGATCGCGGACGAGCTTCATCCCGAGCAGGTTTACGGGGTGGACATGTCCGACGGGATGTTGCGTCAGGCCCGTGCCCGCAGCGCCGAGGTGCAGTGGCTCAAAGGGCCGGCCGAGCAGCTGCCGTTCGATGACGGCGCACTGGACGCCGTCGTCACCACGTCGGCATTCCACTTCTTCGACCAGCCGGCGGCATTGCGGGAGTTCCACCGGGTGCTACGGCCCGGCGGCCTGGTGGCGGTGGCCACCATCGGCCCACCCCAACCACCCCTGCTGCGGCGGTTGTCGGCGAATCTGTCGAACCCCTCGCACAGCCCCTCGCCGCAGGAGATACGCGTGTTGTTCGCCGACGCCGGGTTCACCCTCACCGATCAGCATCGCGTCAGACGGCCGCTGTGGACCATGGCGGTGCGGGATCTGATCACGATAGGAACCAGAGCCTAG
- a CDS encoding DUF4226 domain-containing protein, which produces MAQHVGESGESLASARAVLAARDRDLADADAELSAVVAGAYATATGAARRLEAIQEEIEAGVAQRGTGTPAEGREFARFLLARQHELVDIVTAAKADAASKAAVLQQLMVRYQ; this is translated from the coding sequence ATGGCGCAGCACGTCGGCGAGTCGGGGGAGTCGCTGGCCTCGGCTCGAGCAGTGCTCGCCGCGCGCGACCGTGACCTCGCCGACGCCGACGCTGAACTGTCCGCCGTCGTCGCCGGTGCGTATGCCACCGCCACCGGCGCCGCCCGGCGCCTCGAGGCGATCCAGGAAGAGATCGAGGCAGGTGTCGCCCAGCGGGGGACCGGGACTCCGGCTGAGGGCCGCGAGTTCGCGCGCTTTTTGCTCGCGCGGCAACACGAACTGGTCGACATCGTCACCGCCGCGAAAGCCGATGCGGCCTCCAAAGCGGCTGTGCTGCAACAGCTTATGGTCCGCTACCAGTAG
- a CDS encoding DUF4226 domain-containing protein translates to MASYQDLLDAVARVRAATGDADAWMAGLSGEELALVTTPLSVVTPGAIDNVLAKIRARHAAAFDQSAPAEGNAAEAIRTAETSLAQQNSMSAQVDLQVITAVLNAHATHAAGRAALEDLQNEIESAVSIRTDLDTPAGARGFQRYLIDKLRDIRTVVDTAGLDATSKAALAAALASLYAAATPVTPATADAPPTEPRSEPNPARPSPQPDAPPPTAVAAAQPAPDPLLDPLLDPLLAEDPGIAPPDPSAQSVPMAAPMAPAVPSIPAMPAFGGAGLPIGSPSGAGLIPPPSLNPAPDAAADPIGPMADPLADAPSDPGTDTGPADDEPTSDETDPAPTEDPTVVHLPDGETVTAPSPELAAAITAAVAGTPVVEAYRQQGITIPAPGTPVPVPVDPARLIAGDIGMLTDRHAVALGNGKAVFNGKIEPISSVTGPSFLGWEHPPEPGSSAPPPKSERPTPTRPAVTAGPS, encoded by the coding sequence GTGGCGAGTTACCAAGATCTGCTCGACGCCGTAGCGCGGGTCCGGGCGGCCACCGGTGATGCCGACGCCTGGATGGCCGGACTCTCCGGCGAGGAACTGGCTCTGGTCACTACTCCGCTGAGCGTCGTCACGCCCGGCGCAATCGACAACGTACTGGCCAAGATTCGAGCCCGGCACGCGGCGGCGTTCGACCAGTCGGCGCCGGCCGAAGGCAACGCCGCCGAGGCCATCCGGACTGCGGAAACATCCTTGGCTCAGCAGAATTCGATGAGCGCGCAAGTCGACCTGCAGGTCATCACCGCGGTGCTCAACGCCCACGCCACACATGCCGCCGGGCGCGCCGCGCTGGAGGATCTGCAGAACGAGATCGAGTCGGCTGTCAGCATCCGCACCGATCTGGACACCCCGGCCGGTGCGCGCGGCTTCCAGCGCTATCTCATCGACAAGCTGCGTGACATCCGGACGGTGGTCGACACCGCGGGTCTGGACGCCACCTCCAAGGCCGCGCTCGCGGCGGCGCTGGCGTCGCTGTACGCCGCAGCCACACCGGTCACACCGGCCACCGCAGATGCCCCGCCGACCGAGCCGCGCAGTGAACCCAACCCCGCCCGGCCCAGTCCGCAACCCGACGCACCGCCCCCAACAGCGGTCGCCGCTGCCCAACCCGCCCCCGACCCGCTTCTCGATCCGCTTCTCGATCCGCTACTGGCCGAGGATCCGGGCATCGCACCGCCGGACCCCTCAGCCCAAAGCGTCCCGATGGCCGCCCCGATGGCGCCCGCTGTGCCGTCGATACCGGCCATGCCCGCATTCGGCGGCGCCGGGCTGCCCATCGGCTCCCCGAGCGGCGCGGGCCTCATCCCGCCGCCGAGCCTGAACCCCGCCCCCGACGCCGCAGCCGATCCGATCGGCCCGATGGCCGACCCGCTGGCCGACGCTCCCTCGGACCCCGGCACCGATACCGGCCCTGCCGATGACGAACCGACCAGTGACGAGACCGACCCCGCCCCCACGGAGGACCCGACCGTCGTGCACCTGCCCGACGGTGAGACCGTGACCGCGCCCAGCCCCGAACTGGCGGCGGCCATCACAGCCGCCGTCGCCGGCACACCCGTCGTCGAGGCCTACCGCCAGCAAGGCATCACCATTCCCGCTCCGGGCACCCCGGTGCCAGTTCCGGTGGACCCGGCACGGCTGATCGCCGGCGACATCGGCATGCTGACCGACCGGCACGCGGTCGCCCTCGGCAACGGAAAGGCCGTGTTCAACGGCAAGATCGAACCCATCTCCAGCGTGACTGGCCCCAGCTTTCTAGGGTGGGAGCATCCGCCGGAGCCGGGCAGCAGCGCCCCACCCCCCAAGTCGGAACGCCCGACACCGACCCGGCCCGCGGTGACGGCCGGCCCGTCCTGA
- a CDS encoding Hsp20/alpha crystallin family protein: MMTNLPENRHPRSLLSEISDLFTGFPSWTGVRPGLGQGHLIRLEDEVQDGHYLVRAEIPGVDPAKDVAITVANGLLTIKAERSEKKEVNGRSEFSYGTFVRTLSLPAGANEADIKASYDKGILTVDVAVPQQAAPTERRVPIETAS; the protein is encoded by the coding sequence ATCATGACCAACCTTCCCGAAAACCGGCACCCGCGGTCATTGCTGTCGGAGATCTCTGACCTCTTTACCGGTTTCCCTTCGTGGACCGGTGTTCGCCCCGGGCTGGGGCAAGGCCACCTCATCCGATTGGAAGATGAAGTGCAGGACGGGCACTACCTCGTCCGTGCCGAGATCCCCGGCGTCGATCCCGCTAAGGACGTTGCCATCACCGTGGCCAACGGCCTACTGACGATCAAGGCCGAACGCTCGGAGAAGAAGGAGGTCAACGGGCGCTCGGAGTTCTCATACGGCACGTTCGTCCGCACCCTCTCCCTGCCGGCCGGCGCCAACGAGGCCGACATCAAGGCCAGCTATGACAAGGGGATCCTGACCGTCGACGTGGCGGTCCCGCAGCAAGCCGCGCCCACCGAGAGGCGGGTTCCGATCGAGACGGCTAGCTGA
- a CDS encoding flavodoxin domain-containing protein: protein MKALIICVSVSNGSTRRVADRMAEVLSAELVEPEGVDVDQITQYDLVGFGSGVYFMSAHPRLWRLVCRLPHVEGIPAFTFFTSGAAELPLVGYSRPIRWGIARRGFRVLDSYSCRGLDTVGPLGWVGGVNKGHPNDDDLDAAAAFAIRVRNQIRPPEAAS from the coding sequence ATGAAGGCACTAATCATCTGCGTTTCGGTGTCGAACGGCAGTACGCGCCGCGTGGCCGATCGGATGGCTGAGGTTCTCTCCGCCGAACTCGTCGAACCGGAGGGTGTCGACGTTGATCAGATCACGCAATATGACCTCGTCGGATTCGGATCGGGCGTCTATTTCATGTCCGCGCATCCGAGGCTATGGCGACTCGTCTGCCGGCTGCCTCATGTCGAGGGAATCCCCGCATTCACGTTCTTCACCAGCGGAGCCGCCGAGCTCCCATTGGTGGGCTACAGCCGGCCGATCCGTTGGGGAATCGCCCGGAGGGGTTTCCGGGTGCTCGATTCGTACTCCTGCCGCGGGTTGGACACGGTGGGCCCGCTGGGCTGGGTCGGCGGGGTCAACAAAGGCCACCCGAACGACGACGATTTGGACGCGGCCGCTGCGTTCGCCATTCGGGTGCGCAACCAAATCCGGCCTCCCGAAGCCGCCAGCTGA
- a CDS encoding STAS domain-containing protein produces the protein MTVAITLGPVSVSRAGQTRTERSLFRARELSVTTVLVVALGEIDAANSAELRSFVEDHVAGYQQLVLDLSRLDFFGTDGFSALHAVNVRCSRRGIDWVMVPGPEVSRALRVCDPEGSLPIATNIVSAVAALARGPLRQLQLAPLPK, from the coding sequence ATGACTGTTGCCATCACTTTAGGGCCGGTGTCCGTTTCGCGCGCTGGCCAGACCCGCACCGAGCGGAGCCTGTTCCGCGCCAGGGAACTCAGCGTTACCACCGTGCTCGTCGTCGCGCTCGGCGAGATCGACGCGGCGAACTCCGCCGAACTCCGCAGCTTCGTCGAGGACCACGTCGCCGGCTATCAGCAGCTGGTGCTGGACCTGTCCCGGCTGGATTTCTTCGGCACCGACGGGTTCTCGGCGCTGCACGCGGTCAACGTGCGGTGTTCCCGGCGGGGAATCGACTGGGTCATGGTGCCCGGGCCCGAGGTCAGTCGCGCGCTGCGGGTCTGCGACCCGGAGGGTTCGCTGCCCATTGCCACCAACATCGTCTCGGCCGTCGCCGCCTTGGCGCGCGGGCCGCTCCGGCAGCTGCAACTAGCACCGCTGCCCAAGTGA
- a CDS encoding FAD-dependent oxidoreductase produces MTDSTACAIVGGGPAGMVLSLLLARAGVEVTVLEKHADFLRDFRGDTVHPSTLRLLDDLGLWPQFSDLPQSKVDHAAFTVDGTSLTMVDFRRLRQPHPYIAMVPQWDLLDLLGDAGRAEPTFSLRMEHEVTGLLTEGGRTVGVRYRTPTGEGELRADLTVACDGRWSVVRQSAGLAAREYPVPFDVWWFRLPRADDAEYTLIPRTAPGRLLILIPREGYFQIAYLIPKGTDGERRSKGLEAFKSELATLIPEAEVAALASMDDVKFLDVRLNRLQRWHTDGLLCIGDAAHAMSPVGGVGINVAVQDAVGAATLLADPLRRRDVTDADLARVRRRRLPPTALTQAVQRVMHRRLVGPILRGESGNPPAALVAVLERLPWLSVIPAYVVGVGVRPERAPAFARR; encoded by the coding sequence ATGACCGACTCCACGGCTTGTGCGATCGTCGGCGGGGGACCCGCCGGTATGGTGCTCAGCCTGCTGCTCGCCCGGGCTGGTGTCGAGGTGACCGTGTTGGAGAAGCACGCCGACTTCTTGCGTGACTTCCGCGGCGACACAGTGCATCCCAGCACGCTGCGCCTGCTCGACGACCTCGGGCTGTGGCCGCAGTTCTCTGACCTTCCGCAGAGCAAGGTCGACCACGCGGCGTTCACCGTTGATGGCACGTCACTGACGATGGTGGACTTCCGCCGGTTGCGTCAGCCCCACCCCTATATCGCGATGGTGCCGCAGTGGGATCTGTTGGACCTGTTGGGCGACGCCGGCCGGGCGGAGCCGACGTTCTCGTTGCGGATGGAGCACGAGGTCACCGGCCTGCTGACCGAGGGCGGCAGAACGGTCGGGGTGCGCTACCGCACCCCGACCGGCGAGGGGGAGTTGCGGGCGGATCTGACCGTCGCCTGCGACGGCCGCTGGTCGGTGGTCCGGCAGTCCGCCGGGTTGGCGGCGCGGGAGTATCCGGTGCCCTTCGACGTGTGGTGGTTCCGGCTTCCGCGCGCCGACGACGCCGAGTACACCCTGATTCCGCGCACCGCGCCGGGCCGGCTGCTCATCTTGATCCCGCGCGAAGGCTACTTCCAGATCGCCTACCTGATCCCCAAGGGCACCGACGGTGAGCGGCGCAGCAAGGGTCTCGAGGCGTTCAAGTCAGAACTGGCCACGCTGATCCCCGAGGCCGAGGTCGCGGCACTGGCGTCCATGGACGACGTGAAGTTCCTCGACGTGCGCCTCAACCGGCTGCAGCGCTGGCACACCGACGGCCTGCTGTGCATCGGCGACGCCGCGCACGCCATGTCCCCGGTCGGCGGTGTCGGGATCAACGTCGCGGTTCAGGACGCGGTGGGCGCGGCCACATTGCTGGCCGACCCGCTGCGCCGACGCGACGTCACCGACGCCGACCTTGCTCGAGTCCGCCGGCGCCGCCTGCCGCCGACCGCGCTCACCCAGGCCGTCCAGCGGGTGATGCACCGCCGGCTGGTGGGCCCGATCCTGCGCGGCGAGAGCGGCAACCCGCCGGCGGCCCTGGTCGCCGTGCTGGAGCGGTTGCCGTGGCTGTCGGTGATTCCGGCGTACGTGGTGGGTGTGGGCGTGCGCCCGGAGCGCGCACCGGCCTTCGCCCGCCGCTAG
- a CDS encoding DUF2694 family protein, with the protein MTEPDPEFDAVHPSGHILFRSCRGGYLHSVTLAEAAMDTDAQTLAEAVLLTADVSYLKALMQVRAEILAAGHTPSADVPSERDLYAATAALQRHRLHPAEDG; encoded by the coding sequence ATGACCGAACCCGACCCGGAGTTCGACGCCGTCCACCCCAGCGGGCACATCCTGTTCCGGTCGTGCCGCGGCGGGTATCTGCACAGCGTCACTCTCGCCGAGGCGGCGATGGACACCGACGCCCAGACGCTGGCCGAGGCGGTCCTGCTGACCGCCGACGTGTCGTACCTCAAGGCGCTCATGCAGGTTCGGGCCGAAATCCTCGCCGCCGGCCACACCCCGTCGGCCGACGTGCCGAGCGAACGGGACCTCTACGCCGCGACCGCGGCACTGCAGCGTCACCGACTGCACCCGGCCGAGGACGGCTGA